A genome region from Mugil cephalus isolate CIBA_MC_2020 chromosome 13, CIBA_Mcephalus_1.1, whole genome shotgun sequence includes the following:
- the LOC125018487 gene encoding arginyl-tRNA--protein transferase 1 isoform X2 → MAGNKSYTIVEYFGGGDGYRCGYCKNEKGNFSHGMWSHTMTVQDYQDLIDRGWRRSGKYVYKPILKKTCCPQYTIRCHALKFQPSKSHKKILKKMNKFLSQGELPKGQVDGEPMDSACEGPLEPSKVCSSEVKCAAISDMKEEAGERPTIPGDKKKEVVDAAPVGSETSKKDTSSAPNARTAAGAPKPGMGADPSRPPCRKAKDLRKERRLQKEQMRHHGDGVPSSVTPTQPTPAQNSQPKTLEELINESLPDDSSHSLEVRLVRSNPPSPQFKASFDASYQVYKLYQMAIHKDPPDKPSESQFRRFLCDSPLEPESAPDGPEVGYGSFHQQYWLDGRIVAVGVIDILPTCVSSVYLYYHPEFASLSLGSYSALREITFTRQLQKQSPKLSYYYLGFYIHSCPKMRYKGQYRPSDLLCPETYVWLPIERCIPLLEKSRYTRFNQDPDEGDARALKDVGRALVLHRRTVMPYAAYSRKRRGSSDESEVQQYAGLVGQDCAERILLYRS, encoded by the exons gGATGTGGTCTCACACCATGACGGTACAAGACTACCAAGACCTCATAGATCGAGGATGGAGAAG aAGTGGGAAATATGTTTATAAGCCCATATTAAAGAAGACATGCTGTCCGCAGTATACCATAAG ATGTCATGCTCTGAAATTCCAGCCTTCCAAATCCCACAAGAAAAtcctgaagaagatgaacaaaTTCCTCTCCCAAGGGGAGTTGCCAAAAGGACAAGTTGATG GGGAGCCAATGGACTCGGCCTGTGAAGGTCCACTGGAACCGAGTAAAGTCTGTTCCTCGGAGGTGAAGTGTGCTGCTATCTCAGATATGAAGGAAGAAGCAGGAGAGCGTCCCACCATCCCTGGAGATAAGAAGAAGGAGGTGGTGGACGCTGCACCTGTGGGCTCGGAAACTTCAAAGAAGGATACGTCGTCTGCACCAAATGCTAGAACAGCTGCAGGGGCTCCAAAACCAG GGATGGGAGCGGATCCCAGCCGACCACCGTGCAGGAAGGCCAAAGACTTAAGAAAGGAGAGACGCCTTCAGAAGGAGCAGATGAGACACCACGGTGACGGGGTTCCTTCCAGTGTTACTCCTACCCAGCCCACTCCAGCCCAGAACAGCCAACCCAAAACGCTGGAAGAGTTAATCAATGAGTCACTGCCTGATGACTCTTCCCATAGCCTTGAG GTGAGGCTAGTGCGCTCCAATCCCCCTAGCCCGCAGTTCAAAGCCTCTTTCGACGCCTCCTACCAGGTGTACAAACTCTACCAGATGGCCATTCACAAGGACCCTCCTGACAAACCCTCCGAGAGCCAG TTCCGGAGATTTCTCTGTGATTCACCACTAGAG CCAGAATCTGCTCCAGATGGGCCAGAGGTGGGCTACGGCTCCTTCCACCAGCAGTACTGGCTGGACGGGCGCATCGTGGCGGTGGGGGTGATCGACATCCTGCCCACCTGCGTGTCCTCCGTCTACCTGTACTACCACCCAGAGTTTGCCTCGCTGTCTCTGGGGTCCTACTCTGCTCTCAG GGAGATCACTTTCACCAGGCAGCTGCAGAAACAGTCCCCCAAGCTGTCCTACTACTACCTGGGCTTTTATATTCACTCCTGCCCCAAGATGCGGTACAAG GGGCAGTACCGGCCTTCAGACCTCTTATGCCCAGAAACCTACGTCTGGTTACCAATCGAGCGATGTATACCCCTCCTTGAGAAATCCCGTTACACTCGCTTCAACCAGGATCCTGATGAAG gaGATGCTCGGGCGCTGAAGGATGTGGGCAGAGCTCTGGTGCTACACAGACGGACCGTCATGCCCTACGCAGCCTACTCCCGCAAACGCAGGGGCTCCAGCGACGAGTCGGAGGTGCAGCAGTACGCCGGCCTGGTTGGCCAGGACTGTGCTGAGAGGATTTTGCTGTATCGCTCCTAA
- the LOC125018487 gene encoding arginyl-tRNA--protein transferase 1 isoform X3, whose translation MAGNKSYTIVEYFGGGDGYRCGYCKNEKGNFSHGMWSHTMTVQDYQDLIDRGWRRSGKYVYKPILKKTCCPQYTIRCHALKFQPSKSHKKILKKMNKFLSQGELPKGQVDGEPMDSACEGPLEPSKVCSSEVKCAAISDMKEEAGERPTIPGDKKKEVVDAAPVGSETSKKDTSSAPNARTAAGAPKPGMGADPSRPPCRKAKDLRKERRLQKEQMRHHGDGVPSSVTPTQPTPAQNSQPKTLEELINESLPDDSSHSLEVRLVPVNFEDPQFKASYEQSVALYARYQMAIHGDSPSDCCESEFRRFLCDSPLEPESAPDGPEVGYGSFHQQYWLDGRIVAVGVIDILPTCVSSVYLYYHPEFASLSLGSYSALREITFTRQLQKQSPKLSYYYLGFYIHSCPKMRYKGQYRPSDLLCPETYVWLPIERCIPLLEKSRYTRFNQDPDEGDARALKDVGRALVLHRRTVMPYAAYSRKRRGSSDESEVQQYAGLVGQDCAERILLYRS comes from the exons gGATGTGGTCTCACACCATGACGGTACAAGACTACCAAGACCTCATAGATCGAGGATGGAGAAG aAGTGGGAAATATGTTTATAAGCCCATATTAAAGAAGACATGCTGTCCGCAGTATACCATAAG ATGTCATGCTCTGAAATTCCAGCCTTCCAAATCCCACAAGAAAAtcctgaagaagatgaacaaaTTCCTCTCCCAAGGGGAGTTGCCAAAAGGACAAGTTGATG GGGAGCCAATGGACTCGGCCTGTGAAGGTCCACTGGAACCGAGTAAAGTCTGTTCCTCGGAGGTGAAGTGTGCTGCTATCTCAGATATGAAGGAAGAAGCAGGAGAGCGTCCCACCATCCCTGGAGATAAGAAGAAGGAGGTGGTGGACGCTGCACCTGTGGGCTCGGAAACTTCAAAGAAGGATACGTCGTCTGCACCAAATGCTAGAACAGCTGCAGGGGCTCCAAAACCAG GGATGGGAGCGGATCCCAGCCGACCACCGTGCAGGAAGGCCAAAGACTTAAGAAAGGAGAGACGCCTTCAGAAGGAGCAGATGAGACACCACGGTGACGGGGTTCCTTCCAGTGTTACTCCTACCCAGCCCACTCCAGCCCAGAACAGCCAACCCAAAACGCTGGAAGAGTTAATCAATGAGTCACTGCCTGATGACTCTTCCCATAGCCTTGAG GTGAGGCTAGTGCCGGTGAACTTTGAGGACCCTCAGTTCAAAGCTTCCTATGAGCAGTCGGTGGCGCTGTATGCCCGCTACCAGATGGCCATTCATGGTGACAGCCCCAGCGATTGTTGTGAGAGCGAG TTCCGGAGATTTCTCTGTGATTCACCACTAGAG CCAGAATCTGCTCCAGATGGGCCAGAGGTGGGCTACGGCTCCTTCCACCAGCAGTACTGGCTGGACGGGCGCATCGTGGCGGTGGGGGTGATCGACATCCTGCCCACCTGCGTGTCCTCCGTCTACCTGTACTACCACCCAGAGTTTGCCTCGCTGTCTCTGGGGTCCTACTCTGCTCTCAG GGAGATCACTTTCACCAGGCAGCTGCAGAAACAGTCCCCCAAGCTGTCCTACTACTACCTGGGCTTTTATATTCACTCCTGCCCCAAGATGCGGTACAAG GGGCAGTACCGGCCTTCAGACCTCTTATGCCCAGAAACCTACGTCTGGTTACCAATCGAGCGATGTATACCCCTCCTTGAGAAATCCCGTTACACTCGCTTCAACCAGGATCCTGATGAAG gaGATGCTCGGGCGCTGAAGGATGTGGGCAGAGCTCTGGTGCTACACAGACGGACCGTCATGCCCTACGCAGCCTACTCCCGCAAACGCAGGGGCTCCAGCGACGAGTCGGAGGTGCAGCAGTACGCCGGCCTGGTTGGCCAGGACTGTGCTGAGAGGATTTTGCTGTATCGCTCCTAA
- the LOC125018487 gene encoding arginyl-tRNA--protein transferase 1 isoform X1, with product MAGNKSYTIVEYFGGGDGYRCGYCKNEKGNFSHGMWSHTMTVQDYQDLIDRGWRRSGKYVYKPILKKTCCPQYTIRCHALKFQPSKSHKKILKKMNKFLSQGELPKGQVDGEPMDSACEGPLEPSKVCSSEVKCAAISDMKEEAGERPTIPGDKKKEVVDAAPVGSETSKKDTSSAPNARTAAGAPKPGMGADPSRPPCRKAKDLRKERRLQKEQMRHHGDGVPSSVTPTQPTPAQNSQPKTLEELINESLPDDSSHSLEVRLVRSNPPSPQFKASFDASYQVYKLYQMAIHKDPPDKPSESQVRLVPVNFEDPQFKASYEQSVALYARYQMAIHGDSPSDCCESEFRRFLCDSPLEPESAPDGPEVGYGSFHQQYWLDGRIVAVGVIDILPTCVSSVYLYYHPEFASLSLGSYSALREITFTRQLQKQSPKLSYYYLGFYIHSCPKMRYKGQYRPSDLLCPETYVWLPIERCIPLLEKSRYTRFNQDPDEGDARALKDVGRALVLHRRTVMPYAAYSRKRRGSSDESEVQQYAGLVGQDCAERILLYRS from the exons gGATGTGGTCTCACACCATGACGGTACAAGACTACCAAGACCTCATAGATCGAGGATGGAGAAG aAGTGGGAAATATGTTTATAAGCCCATATTAAAGAAGACATGCTGTCCGCAGTATACCATAAG ATGTCATGCTCTGAAATTCCAGCCTTCCAAATCCCACAAGAAAAtcctgaagaagatgaacaaaTTCCTCTCCCAAGGGGAGTTGCCAAAAGGACAAGTTGATG GGGAGCCAATGGACTCGGCCTGTGAAGGTCCACTGGAACCGAGTAAAGTCTGTTCCTCGGAGGTGAAGTGTGCTGCTATCTCAGATATGAAGGAAGAAGCAGGAGAGCGTCCCACCATCCCTGGAGATAAGAAGAAGGAGGTGGTGGACGCTGCACCTGTGGGCTCGGAAACTTCAAAGAAGGATACGTCGTCTGCACCAAATGCTAGAACAGCTGCAGGGGCTCCAAAACCAG GGATGGGAGCGGATCCCAGCCGACCACCGTGCAGGAAGGCCAAAGACTTAAGAAAGGAGAGACGCCTTCAGAAGGAGCAGATGAGACACCACGGTGACGGGGTTCCTTCCAGTGTTACTCCTACCCAGCCCACTCCAGCCCAGAACAGCCAACCCAAAACGCTGGAAGAGTTAATCAATGAGTCACTGCCTGATGACTCTTCCCATAGCCTTGAG GTGAGGCTAGTGCGCTCCAATCCCCCTAGCCCGCAGTTCAAAGCCTCTTTCGACGCCTCCTACCAGGTGTACAAACTCTACCAGATGGCCATTCACAAGGACCCTCCTGACAAACCCTCCGAGAGCCAG GTGAGGCTAGTGCCGGTGAACTTTGAGGACCCTCAGTTCAAAGCTTCCTATGAGCAGTCGGTGGCGCTGTATGCCCGCTACCAGATGGCCATTCATGGTGACAGCCCCAGCGATTGTTGTGAGAGCGAG TTCCGGAGATTTCTCTGTGATTCACCACTAGAG CCAGAATCTGCTCCAGATGGGCCAGAGGTGGGCTACGGCTCCTTCCACCAGCAGTACTGGCTGGACGGGCGCATCGTGGCGGTGGGGGTGATCGACATCCTGCCCACCTGCGTGTCCTCCGTCTACCTGTACTACCACCCAGAGTTTGCCTCGCTGTCTCTGGGGTCCTACTCTGCTCTCAG GGAGATCACTTTCACCAGGCAGCTGCAGAAACAGTCCCCCAAGCTGTCCTACTACTACCTGGGCTTTTATATTCACTCCTGCCCCAAGATGCGGTACAAG GGGCAGTACCGGCCTTCAGACCTCTTATGCCCAGAAACCTACGTCTGGTTACCAATCGAGCGATGTATACCCCTCCTTGAGAAATCCCGTTACACTCGCTTCAACCAGGATCCTGATGAAG gaGATGCTCGGGCGCTGAAGGATGTGGGCAGAGCTCTGGTGCTACACAGACGGACCGTCATGCCCTACGCAGCCTACTCCCGCAAACGCAGGGGCTCCAGCGACGAGTCGGAGGTGCAGCAGTACGCCGGCCTGGTTGGCCAGGACTGTGCTGAGAGGATTTTGCTGTATCGCTCCTAA